The following proteins are co-located in the Hypomesus transpacificus isolate Combined female chromosome 23, fHypTra1, whole genome shotgun sequence genome:
- the zic2a gene encoding zinc finger protein ZIC 2a produces the protein MLLDAGHQFPGLGVSTFARHHSASEMQDRDLSLAQNSFVDSAHMGAFKLNHDLSPGQSSAFTSQAPGYPATALGAHAAHVTSYASSPFNSTRDFLFRSRGFGESSPASSQHAIFGPTAGSLHHSHTDSQGHILFPGIHDQHGSHGSPNVLNGQMRLGLPGEVFGRSEQYHQVSSPRTDPYSAAQLHNQYGSMNMNMGMNMAAHHHHPGAFFRYMRQQCIKQELICKWIDPEQLSNPKKSCNKTFSTMHELVTHVSVEHVGGPEQSNHVCFWEECPRESKPFKAKYKLVNHIRVHTGEKPFPCPFPGCGKVFARSENLKIHKRTHTGEKPFQCEFEGCDRRFANSSDRKKHMHVHTSDKPYLCKMCDKSYTHPSSLRKHMKVHEATPPASDSSPAASSGYESSTPPGLVSPTTETQNNNNLSPASAVHNNGHSSLSSNFSEWYV, from the exons ATGTTACTGGACGCTGGCCACCAGTTCCCCGGACTGGGAGTAAGCACATTTGCAAGGCATCACTCAGCGAGCGAGATGCAGGACAGAGACTTGAGTTTAGCACAAAATAGCTTCGTTGACTCGGCACACATGGGTGCGTTCAAACTGAACCATGATCTTTCTCCGGGACAGAGCTCTGCCTTTACCTCCCAGGCACCAGGCTACCCCGCGACGGCTTTAGGGGCACATGCCGCCCATGTCACCTCGTATGCGAGCTCGCCTTTCAACTCTACCCGGGACTTTCTCTTTCGCAGCCGTGGGTTTGGAGAATCCTCCCCGGCGAGTAGCCAGCACGCTATTTTTGGCCCAACTGCGGGGTCTCTTCATCACTCCCATACAGACAGCCAGGGCCACATTCTCTTCCCGGGGATCCATGACCAGCATGGTTCCCACGGATCCCCGAACGTGTTGAACGGGCAGATGCGTCTTGGACTACCTGGGGAAGTTTTCGGGCGCTCCGAACAGTACCACCAGGTCTCCAGCCCGAGAACCGACCCCTACTCAGCCGCGCAACTGCACAACCAGTACGGCTCCATGAATATGAATATGGGGATGAACATGGcagctcaccaccaccaccccggtgCCTTCTTCCGCTACATGAGGCAACAGTGCATCAAACAGGAGCTCATCTGTAAGTGGATCGACCCGGAGCAGCTTAGCAATCCCAAGAAGAGTTGCAACAAAACTTTCAGCACCATGCACGAGTTGGTCACGCACGTCTCGGTGGAGCACGTCGGTGGACCGGAGCAGAGCAACCACGTCTGCTTCTGGGAGGAGTGTCCGCGGGAGAGCAAGCCGTTCAAGGCAAAATACAAACTAGTGAACCACATTCGGGTGCACACAGGGGAGAAACCGTTCCCGTGTCCCTTTCCGGGATGTGGCAAAGTCTTCGCCAGGTCCGAAAATCTCAAGATACACAAGAGAACACATACAG GAGAAAAACCGTTCCAGTGTGAGTTCGAAGGATGCGATAGGAGATTTGCAAACAGCAGTGACAGAAAGAAgcacatgcatgtgcacacgTCAGACAAGCCCTATCTCTGCAAAATGTGCGACAAGTCCTACACTCACCCCAGCTCTCTTCGCAAACACATGAAG GTTCACGAGGCTACCCCCCCAGCCTCCGACTCCTCGCCAGCAGCCAGTTCTGGCTATGAGTCCTCCACGCCCCCTGGCCTCGTCTCCCCCACTACCGAgacccaaaacaacaacaatctaTCCCCCGCATCAGCCGTCCACAACAACGGCCACAGCAGCCTATCGTCCAATTTTAGTGAATGGTATGTCTAA
- the zic5 gene encoding zinc finger protein ZIC 5: protein MEPPLSKRNPAIRLADLAATQPLPHQNMTGFPGLGGHHPLSHHAHLHPGEMGNDPGVALTPFGPEHMAQTNALKLSPSQHIQSHPEAQTAASFTSAQTTVGFPVAHPHSGYSSSRDFILRRELSASAMHALGDQHSSASSPHHHGMFISPTGAYGHTESGAHPLFSGLHDQSSPGAHHHHALNGQMRLGLPGDIYGRPEHFGHRPEHYGPSSLHSYNSMNLNVNIASAPHGAAGAFLRYMRQPIKQELICKWIDQELSSKKPCSKTYSTMHELVNHVTVEHVGGPEQSSHVCFWEECPREGKAFKAKYKLINHIRVHTGEKPFPCPFPGCGKVFARSENLKIHKRTHTGEKPFKCEFDGCDRKFANSSDRKKHSHVHTSDKPYYCKVRGCDKSYTHPSSLRKHMKVHCKSPPPPSTNASYLSSTNPLGAPLSPSSETHRNRSTNLSPQVTNLNEWYVCQGSGGPNHLHTPSSDVPTSDSDDEDSFRHSDPRTML from the exons ATGGAGCCCCCTTTAAGCAAGAGGAATCCGGCGATAAGATTAGCGGATTTGGCAGCGACTCAACCCCTTCCTCATCAGAATATGACAGGCTTCCCGGGGTTGGGGGGgcatcaccctctctcccaccatgCCCACCTGCACCCTGGGGAGATGGGCAACGACCCTGGAGTGGCACTAACTCCATTTGGACCCGAGCACATGGCACAGACAAATGCTCTCAAACTTAGTCCCTCTCAGCACATTCAGAGCCATCCCGAAGCCCAGACCGCGGCATCTTTCACTTCTGCTCAGACCACAGTTGGTTTCCCTGTGGCTCACCCCCACTCAGGCTACTCAAGCAGCAGGGACTTCATCCTCAGGAGAGAGCTCTCAGCCTCTGCTATGCATGCACTTGGCGACCAGCATAGTtccgcctcctcccctcatcaccATGGCATGTTCATCTCCCCAACAGGTGCTTATGGGCACACGGAAAGTGGTGCCCATCCACTTTTCTCTGGACTTCACGACCAATCGTCCCCAGGTGCTCATCATCACCATGCCCTCAATGGGCAGATGCGCCTGGGTCTACCGGGGGACATCTACGGAAGGCCAGAGCACTTCGGCCACAGGCCCGAGCACTATGGACCCTCTTCTCTCCATAGCTACAACTCCATGAACCTCAATGTGAACATCGCTTCTGCTCCTCACGGAGCCGCGGGGGCGTTCTTGAGATACATGAGGCAGCCCATCAAGCAAGAGTTAATCTGCAAATGGATCGACCAGGAACTAAGTTCGAAGAAGCCCTGCTCCAAAACTTACAGCACCATGCACGAGCTGGTGAACCATGTTACGGTAGAGCACGTTGGGGGACCGGAGCAAAGCAGCCACGTCTGCTTTTGGGAGGAATGTCCGCGCGAAGGAAAAGCATTTAAAGCGAAGTATAAACTGATAAATCACATTCGCGTTCACACGGGAGAAAAGCCGTTCCCTTGCCCATTCCCAGGTTGTGGTAAAGTGTTCGCCCGGTCAGAAAATCTAAAGATTCACAAGAGGACTCACACAG ggGAGAAGCCTTTCAAGTGCGAATTTGATGGATGTGACAGGAAATTCGCCAACAGCAGCGACCGGAAGAAGCACTCTCACGTCCACACCAGTGACAAGCCTTACTACTGTAAAGTGCGCGGCTGTGACAAGTCCTACACACACCCCAGCTCACTACGAAAGCATATGAAAGTCCACTGCaaatcccccccgcccccctccaccaACGCTTCCTACCTTTCATCCACGAACCCTCTAGGCGCCCCCCTTTCGCCCTCTTCTGAAACGCACAGGAACCGGTCCACAAACCTCTCGCCTCAGGTTACCAACCTCAATGAGTGGTACGTGTGCCAAGGGAGCGGGGGACCCAACCACCTCCACACTCCTTCCAGCGATGTGCCAACGTCAGATTCGGACGATGAGGATTCTTTCAGACACTCAGACCCCAGAACAATGCTCTAA